The nucleotide sequence GACAATAATAACACGCAGCCACCAGAAAAAAAGAAGCTTTCACTGAATGTGGTTAGCAATAAGGAGCATCGCGGCTTTGGCGCGGGAACAATTGACCTGAGTCAGGTGTCATGCGTGATTATTGACGGCAATGAGGCTTATATTGACGTTGGAGCTATGCACGCGAAGAGTAAGGTGGAGAAGGGCATTAAGTTTTCTCCGAATAAGGAAGATGTTCCGAATGGCCGTTCGGCTTGGGTTGTGTGGGTCGCAGTGGACCGCAACGAAGAAGGCAGCTATTATGCAGGAGTAACATCGTGTGAAATGCTTATTGATACAGAAGCAAGACGGGGTTGGAAGATACTTGCCGATCACGTCAATCGGCTGGATGCATCCCTGAAGCGTAAGTTCATGCTCGATAATATCGGTCCAGAACAGAAGGCTGCGCTGCGTGAGCTGCTTGTAGAACACAATGCGGAGTGGTGGGATCGCTCGTCTCAGAACTTGAAGGATTTGCTATCATAAACAAAAAGCGTCTCGGAGTTTTCCTTCCGAGGCGCTTTTTAGTTGTGAAACTATTTCTGCAACTTACACAAACGAGCGTGTATCGTTATTGCGGTTAAAGCGATAGATTGCGATCAAAGAGAAGGCAGCGGCAAAGCTAACGATGATGGCCAGGTTAATGCCGATGGTGCCAAGCGACTCTCCTTGCTGAAGCTTGTTGATAGCCTCTAACGTCCAGCGTTGCGGGAAAAAGCTTGCCACCTTCTGAACCACATCGGGTAAGACGCTAGTCGGAATGTAGCAGCCCGTAATCAGGCACGTTGGGGTAATAATCAGATTTGCGAGCGCGTTCGATCCTTGGCTGCTTCTAGTGATCGCAACGATCATAAGGGAAAGGCCAATAGCAGCAATCGCGAACAGCATCATGACCAGGAGCATCTGTACAAAAGGGACACCTGTATCAATCTCGAATACAGTTCTCATGAGCACAAGCGTGACAATGATTTGAAGCGTCAAAATGATGAGGCTAAGCAACACGTTTGCAAGGACGTAGGAGCGAGAAGAGACGGGAGAAGAGAGAATTCGCAGGAAGGTGCGGTTTTCCTTCTCCTTAATAATAATGCCAGTCAAATTAAGCGCAGAGAACATCATCAGCGCAATGAGGAACCCTAGCGCTTGATTGGTGACATCTTTCATCTGCGAAGTATCCTTGATCGATTCAACGGTTACCCCATAGTTATGCTGACGGTATTCCGCATAAATTTGATCAAAAGTCGCGGCATCTGCTTGCGTCTGAGTGCTAATCGCTGCGAC is from Candidatus Cohnella colombiensis and encodes:
- a CDS encoding YwhD family protein, with amino-acid sequence MDNNNTQPPEKKKLSLNVVSNKEHRGFGAGTIDLSQVSCVIIDGNEAYIDVGAMHAKSKVEKGIKFSPNKEDVPNGRSAWVVWVAVDRNEEGSYYAGVTSCEMLIDTEARRGWKILADHVNRLDASLKRKFMLDNIGPEQKAALRELLVEHNAEWWDRSSQNLKDLLS
- a CDS encoding ABC transporter permease translates to MSNIIWLVSKSFRNTFRKRANWIIYFGIPIAGILLSMMVYGNADSGKIRIGIVNHDGEHQLTQDTLQFIESLSNISITMTDEETLRSKIAINDLDSGLIIHEGFAQQMRAGQPQSLELVSAKGAQVTAFVKAMLEQYLSNVAAISTQTQADAATFDQIYAEYRQHNYGVTVESIKDTSQMKDVTNQALGFLIALMMFSALNLTGIIIKEKENRTFLRILSSPVSSRSYVLANVLLSLIILTLQIIVTLVLMRTVFEIDTGVPFVQMLLVMMLFAIAAIGLSLMIVAITRSSQGSNALANLIITPTCLITGCYIPTSVLPDVVQKVASFFPQRWTLEAINKLQQGESLGTIGINLAIIVSFAAAFSLIAIYRFNRNNDTRSFV